The DNA region GCTTTGCAGTATGCCGAGTTGACTAACACTTTGCTGTGGATGGTTATCAAAAATAGGACTGATGAAAAGTTGGTGTTGTTGGATATCGAAGTGTCCCCATTGTAAGTGAGTGTAATGTGGATGCGCTTGCGGGTCTTGGTGTACGTTAATATTCACTACGGCGTAATAACCATTGTCGAGTAACAACAAGCTGCTTAATGCTGAGGTCATTTGTTGGTGCCATACACCGTAGATTGATTGAATGGGGTAGGCTTGATAATCGTGTTGTTCATCCATCACGCTGTCAGCATTAGTGTCGATAGTAAATACTAACTTTGCGGATTCTAGGGTTAGTGCCATTTGTAGTTTTGGACGGTTCATTTGATATGCAACAAGGCCTTGTCGCGAATTATTACTATAGCTTGGGATAAAGCGTACGCCTGAGGGGTGTATGTCTATTCGGCCCCATTCGGCGACGCTATTTTGTGGTTCAAGCAAGTTAAATTCGATGTGTAAGTAACTGTGGTCAGGATTTAACTGCAACAGTGTTATTTTCTCTGACGTGTCTATTATCCAATTGCCAAAGATAGCTTGGGTAGATTCAGTTACCTGTAATTCGTGGTTCGCATGCAGTGGGTTGATCGTGAATAAACCAGAAGCCAGCGCTAACAGTAGAGTGATGCTTTTAAAGGTGGTAAGCAAAGGCGATGTGAGTTGATTGCTATGTGGCACCATAAACATAAGATCCTTTTATGTTTGCTGCAGAAATTCCGATTTTTATCACCGTGAGCGGCAGTATTAGGTAGGTACTAAATTAAGTGAGTACTAAATCTAATAAGAGCTAATCCTAGTCAAAATCGCCAATTAATCAAATAAAAAAGCCCGCAACATAATGTGGCGGGCTTAATTTTTTAGTATTAATTTATTGCACCCATGTCAGTAACGGCGTTTGTGCAATGACTTGAAAGTCCAATGCCATGGTCACGCTTAATGCAGTAATGGTAATAATGGAAAATCCAAACACTTGCCTAGCCCAAGACTGCAGGTTTATGCCGTGACGATAACCTTTTAACGCCATGGTTAACCACCACAAGCTGGTGGCACAGGTAACGGCCATAAAGGCGACACCTGTGTAACCCGCTAACGGTAATAGCGCACTCACTAATGCAAACACCGCAATATAGAGCACTATATGCAATTTTGCTTTAGCCATGCCCTCAGCCACAGGTAATACTGGAATGTTGGCTGCGGCGTAGTCGTCAAAGCGAAAAATCGCAATCGCATAAGAGTGGGGCATTTGCCATAGACTAAACATCAACAGTAAAATAACCGCGCCCATGTCCATTTTCCCTGTGACAGCGCAATAACCCACAACGGGTGGAACCGCACCCGAAAAACTGCCTACTAAAGTGCCGTAAACCGAGTTGCGTTTCATATACAGGCTGTATACTCCGACATAAACTACATAGCCAATGGCGGCAAATAACACCGCTAGGCTATTAGTGAATATCGCCAGCATGGCAAAGCCAATAATCCCTAGCCCAATACCAAAGCTCAATACCGCTTGTACTGATATTTCACCGGTAACGGTAACTCGGTTTCGAGTACGCTTCATCTTGGCGTCGATGTCGCGATCAATGCAGTTATTGATTGCGCAACCCGACGCTACCACCAAAGACAGACCTATCATGGTGGCAAACATCAAGGTCATATCAACATTGCCTTGAGCCGCGAGTAAAAAGCCGCCCGCGACAGAAATTAAATTGCCCATGATGATGCCTGGTTTGGTTACCTGAACATATCCTCGTAAGCGTGAGGTTAATTGTGCTGACATAGATTGACCTTGATTATTCATGATAGCTGTCGGTTACATCATCAATTCATTGGCTGCGTAGATAATCCACACAGACAAACCCACAACCATGACAATAATCAAGGCCGTGAATAAGAACGAGAATGTATTGATTCTGCCTTCTTTAGAAAAATCTAAATGAAGGAAGTATTTTAAATGCACCACGATTTGTACTATTGCCGCTACGACTACAATCCATAAGGTGGTGTCATGAGTAAAGCTGTGAGTCATTACCGACCAAAATGGAATACCGGTTAAGACCACCGATAATACAAAGCCGACGAAATAAGATTTAACGCTAGCGGCAAAATCGCCTTCGCCGTGACTTGAATGTGCATTGCTCATCACAAGACTCCTAACAAATAAACAACAGTAAACACACACACCCACACGATGTCTAAGAAATGCCAAAACAAACTTAAGCAACTTAGGCGAGTGATGCTGCGATTATTTAAACCGCACTTGATGACTTCAACCATCATAACCAGCATCCAAATTAAGCCCGCGGTAACATGCAAACCATGCATGCCGACTAAGGCAAAAAATGCTGATAAAAAGGCACTGCGATCTGGACCATTGCCGTGTTCAATCAGGTGACTAAACTCGTACACTTCCATCGAAATAAACGCACAACCTAATGCGAAGGTGACCAGCAACCACATTAATGTGGCGGCCTTCTTTTGGTGTTTAGCGCAAATCATGGCAAAGCCATATGTAATACTACTGACCAACAAGGCGGCGGTTTCGATAAGCACGAAATCTAATTCGAAAATATCTTTACCCGACACACCACCATCGGTGTTCATATACAGGACTGCATAAGTCGCAAAAACAGAAGCGAATAAAATACAGTCGGTCATTAGATAAATCCAAAAACCGAATAAAGTGCTACCACTAGTGTCATGTTCATCATGGTGATCTGCAGCGTGAGCCACGTGTAAATCTGCTTTAATAGCAATACTCATTATCGACCCCTTGCTACGTTATCTATGTATGCATTTTCAATACGCGCGACTTCATCTGGCTGCACGTAGTAGTCAACATCATTGTCGTAAGCACGCAGTAAGAACAACACAAACGCACCCGCAAATCCGACAATGGCTAACCACCAAATATGCCAAATAGCAGCAAAGCCCATCGCGGTAATAGCCGCTGCCATTAATATTCCGCTAGCAGTGTTTTTAGGCATATGAATAGGCTGGTATGTTTCACGACGTTGATAGGCTGTGCCTTTTTCTTTCATGTCGGTGAACGCATCAATGTCTGTTACGGGATCTAACTGGGCATAGTTATAGAACTGTGGTGGTGAAGAGGTTGACCACTCAAGCGTATGGCCATTCCATGGGTCGCCTGTTGTATCAAGGTTTTGTTCACGGTCTCGGAAGCTCACATACAGTTGCACAAACTGTAAAATGATACCGACTAGAATGACAAAGGCACCCACAACCGCAAAATAAATCCAGAAGTTCCACGCTGGGTTATCGGTATGATTAAGACGACGTGTCATACCCATAAAGCCAAGCACGTACAGCGGCATAAAGGCCAAATAGAAGCCAATTTGCCAGCACCAAAAAGATGCTTTTCCTAAACGTTCATTGAGTTTGAAGCCCATTGCTTTAGGGAACCAGTAGGCAAACCCTGCCATGTAGCCAAATACCGCACCGCCAATAATGGTGTTATGGAAATGGGCGATTAAAAACAAGCTGTTATGCAGTACATAATCAGCGCCCGGTAATGCTAACAATACTCCGGTCATGCCGCCGATGGTGAAGGTCACCATAAAGCCTAAGGACCACAATACTGGCACGGTAAAGCGTAAACGACCGCGATAAATGGTAAATAACCAGTTAAACAGTTTTACCCCAGTCGGCACCGCAATCACCATGGTCATCACCCCG from Shewanella polaris includes:
- the cyoE gene encoding heme o synthase, which gives rise to MNNQGQSMSAQLTSRLRGYVQVTKPGIIMGNLISVAGGFLLAAQGNVDMTLMFATMIGLSLVVASGCAINNCIDRDIDAKMKRTRNRVTVTGEISVQAVLSFGIGLGIIGFAMLAIFTNSLAVLFAAIGYVVYVGVYSLYMKRNSVYGTLVGSFSGAVPPVVGYCAVTGKMDMGAVILLLMFSLWQMPHSYAIAIFRFDDYAAANIPVLPVAEGMAKAKLHIVLYIAVFALVSALLPLAGYTGVAFMAVTCATSLWWLTMALKGYRHGINLQSWARQVFGFSIITITALSVTMALDFQVIAQTPLLTWVQ
- the cyoD gene encoding cytochrome o ubiquinol oxidase subunit IV, encoding MSNAHSSHGEGDFAASVKSYFVGFVLSVVLTGIPFWSVMTHSFTHDTTLWIVVVAAIVQIVVHLKYFLHLDFSKEGRINTFSFLFTALIIVMVVGLSVWIIYAANELMM
- the cyoC gene encoding cytochrome o ubiquinol oxidase subunit III, which codes for MSIAIKADLHVAHAADHHDEHDTSGSTLFGFWIYLMTDCILFASVFATYAVLYMNTDGGVSGKDIFELDFVLIETAALLVSSITYGFAMICAKHQKKAATLMWLLVTFALGCAFISMEVYEFSHLIEHGNGPDRSAFLSAFFALVGMHGLHVTAGLIWMLVMMVEVIKCGLNNRSITRLSCLSLFWHFLDIVWVCVFTVVYLLGVL